From a single Larimichthys crocea isolate SSNF chromosome XIII, L_crocea_2.0, whole genome shotgun sequence genomic region:
- the marcksl1b gene encoding MARCKS-related protein 1-B, producing the protein MGSQASKGDVAAEGNAAAADAAAVKTNGQENGHVKTNGDVSTKPDGDAAATNGSAEAAKEPEAGAGGDAIEPAPAADGEAAKPEGEAAAKETPKKKKKKFSLKKSFNFKLNLKKSKKSEAVKEEAPAAAAATPAEEKPAENGAAAPAEEEKKEEVKEEAAVAAAAPAETPKAEEGAAKEEAPKEEAKEAAAPAPEATKPTEESSSTPAPSEKKE; encoded by the exons ATGGGATCCCAGGCATCTAAGGGTGATGTGGCCGCGGAGGGAAACGCCGCCGCCGCTGATGCTGCAGCTGTCAAAACCAACGGACAG GAGAATGGACATGTGAAAACCAATGGTGATGTCTCTACAAAGCCTGATGGAGACGCTGCCGCCACCAATGGCTCAGCCGAGGCGGCGAAGGAGCCTGAAGCCGGAGCAGGAGGCGACGCTATCGAGCCGGCGCCCGCTGCAGATGGCGAGGCGGCCAAACCCGAAGGCGAGGCTGCGGCTAAGGAGACccccaaaaagaagaagaagaagttctCCCTGAAGAAGTCCTTCAACTTCAAGCTCAATCTGAAGAAGAGCAAGAAGAGCGAGGCCGTCAAGGAGGAGGCGCCCGCCGCTGCCGCCGCCACCCCGGCCGAGGAGAAGCCTGCTGAGAACGGAGCTGCCGCTCCtgcggaggaggagaagaaagaggaggtgaaggaggaagcAGCAGTCGCCGCCGCCGCTCCGGCTGAGACCCCAAAGGCAGAGGAGGGGGCGGCTAAAGAGGAGGCCCCCAAAGAGGAGGCCAAGGAGGCAGCTGCTCCGGCCCCTGAGGCCACGAAACCAACAGAGGAGAGCAGCTCGACCCCCGCTCCCTCTGAAAAGAAAGAGTGA
- the hdac1 gene encoding probable histone deacetylase 1-B, with the protein MALSQGTKKKVCYYYDGDVGNYYYGQGHPMKPHRIRMTHNLLLNYGLYRKMEIYRPHKASGEEMTKYHSDDYIKFLRSIRPDNMSEYSKQMQRFNVGEDCPVFDGLFEFCQLSTGGSVAGALKLNKQQTDIAINWAGGLHHAKKSEASGFCYVNDIVLAILELLKYHQRVLYIDIDIHHGDGVEEAFYTTDRVMTVSFHKYGEYFPGTGDLRDIGAGKGKYYAVNYPLRDGIDDESYEAIFKPIMAKVMEMYQPSAVVLQCGADSLSGDRLGCFNLTIKGHAKCVEYIKSFNLPLLMLGGGGYTIRNVARCWTYETAVALDSSIPNELPYNDYFEYFGPDFKLHISPSNMTNQNTNEYLEKIKQRLFENLRMLPHAPGVQMQAIPEDAPHADSGDEDEEDPDKRVSIRAHDKRIACEEEFSDSEDEAEGQGGGRRNAANHKKVKRVKKEEEKEGEEKKEVKEEEKEEEKMDTSGPKEEVKTT; encoded by the exons ATGGCGCTGTCTCAAGGAACAAAGAAGAAAGTTTGCTATTATTATGACG gCGATGTGGGGAACTACTACTATGGCCAGGGTCATCCCATGAAGCCCCACAGGATCCGCATGACCCACAACCTCCTCCTCAACTATGGCTTGTACAGGAAAATGGAGATCTAC AGGCCACACAAAGCCAGCGGAGAGGAGATGACAAAATACCACAGCGACGACTACATCAAGTTCCTGAGGTCCATCCGACCAGACAACATGTCTGAGTATAGCAAACAGATGCAGAGAT TCAACGTCGGCGAGGACTGTCCGGTGTTTGACGGCCTGTTTGAGTTTTGCCAGCTCTCGACAGGCGGATCTGTCG CTGGGGCACTAAAGCTGAacaagcagcagacagacatcgCCATAAACTGGGCTGGCGGACTCCACCACGCCAAGAAGTCCGAGGCCTCAGGTTTCTGCTACGTCAACGACATCGTCCTGGCCATCCTCGAGCTGCTCAA GTACCACCAGAGGGTCTTATACATAGACATCGACATCCACCACGGCGATGGAGTGGAGGAGGCCTTCTACACCACAGACAGAGTCATGACTGTCTCTTTCCACAAGTATGGTGAATACTTCCCTGGCACCGGAGACCTGAgg GACATCGGAGCTGGAAAAGGCAAGTACTATGCAGTGAACTACCCGCTAAGAGACGGTATTGATGACGAGTCCTATGAAGCCATCTTCAAACCT ATCATGGCTAAAGTCATGGAGATGTACCAGCCGAGTGCCGTTGTACTCCAGTGTGGAGCTGATTCTCTCTCTGGCGACAGACTGGGCTGCTTCAATCTCACCATCAAAG GTCACGCCAAATGTGTGGAGTACATCAAAAGTTTCAACCTGCCCCTACTGATGCTGGGCGGTGGAGGCTACACCATCCGCAACGTGGCCCGTTGCTGGACCTATGAAACCGCCGTGGCCTTGGACTCCTCCATCCCCAACGAGCTGCCCTACAACGATTACTTTGAGTACTTCGGGCCCGACTTCAAGCTGCACATCAGCCCGTCCAACATGACCAACCAGAACACCAACGAATACCTGGAAAAGATCAAGCAGCGTCTGTTTGAAAACCTCCGCATGCTGCCTCACGCCCCCGGCGTGCAGATGCAGGCGATCCCGGAGGACGCCCCACACGCGGACAGCGGAGACGAAGATGAAGAGGACCCCGACAAACGCGTCTCTA TCCGCGCCCACGACAAGAGGATAGCTTGCGAGGAGGAGTTTTCTGACTCCGAGGACGAGGCGGAGGGGCAGGGAGGAGGCCGCAGGAATGCAGCCAACCACAAGAAGGTGAAACGggtgaagaaggaggaagagaaagaaggagaggaaaagaaag aagtgaaggaggaggagaaggaggaagagaagatggACACGTCGGG ACCAAAAGAAGAGGTGAAGACCACTTGA